One segment of Solanum stenotomum isolate F172 chromosome 1, ASM1918654v1, whole genome shotgun sequence DNA contains the following:
- the LOC125849090 gene encoding uncharacterized protein LOC125849090 yields MDRWTGILKVPLYNTYYRVAASLCLSPSSKSLSVPVANAIFFNGDKIEGTGNPVIERLSDLQQIAEILVSKFGNSINAWVIEAPVFNGPFAVYKDFIPSVNEYGEPKSYDADGFPASSSIVLLLWNCLKEAKRVISGKQKEPYQAEVSTSSSSTPRTLLLGFSKGGTVLNQLVTELGFAPVQLTEDVPLANKHVTNGGFSSQPQDQIIPNSKDGFLNSIAEFHYVDVGLNTEGAYVTNQDVIHKISDHLVQGAPGIRFFLHGTPRQWCDRDRIWIRKEKDEFLRLLKEATRKNMGKLYIRERLYFGNKLPDLQIHFEIIEHLDVS; encoded by the exons ATGGATCGTTGGACAGGAATCTTGAAGGTGCCATTGTACAACACATATTATCGAGTTGCTGCTTCACTTTGCCTTTCTCCTTCTTCCAAATCTCTCTCt GTGCCTGTTGCAAATGCTATTTTTTTCAATGGAGATAAGATTGAAGGGACGGGAAATCCAGTGATTGAGAGGCTATCTGACCTGCAGCAAATTGCTGAAATCTTGGTTTCGAAATTTGGGAATTCTATCAATGCTTGGGTTATTGAGGCACCTGTCTTCAATGGACCTTTTGCGGTTTATAAGGACTTTATACCTTCTGTCAATGAATATGGAGAGCCTAaatcttatgatgcagatggTTTCCCTGCTTCTTCCTCCATTGTCTTGCTTTTGTGGAATTGCTTAAAAGAG GCAAAAAGAGTCATTTCAGGGAAACAAAAAGAGCCCTATCAAGCTGAAGTTTCTACGTCATCTTCAAGTACACCAAGAACTTTGCTACTTGGATTTAGTAAGGGTGGTACTGTACTCAACCAGCTTGTTACTGAGCTTGGTTTTGCACCAGTCCAGCTCACTGAAGACGTGCCGCTAGCAAACAAGCATGTCACAAACGGAGGATTTTCCTCCCAGCCACAAGATCAGATTATTCCAAATTCTAAAGATGGCTTCTTAAATAGCATAGCTGAGTTCCATTACGTAGATGTTGGTCTAAACACAGAGGGAGCATATGTAACCAACCAAGATGTCATTCATAAAATTTCTGATCACCTCGTCCAAGGGGCCCCTGGAATTCGGTTTTTCCTTCATGGAACTCCTAGACAATGGTGTGATCGTGACAGGATTTGGATCCGGAAGGAGAAAGATGAGTTTCTTCGGCTTCTCAAAGAAGCAACTCGGAAGAATATGGGGAAATTGTATATACGTGAAAGATTGTATTTTGGTAATAAGCTCCCTGATCTCCAGATACACTTCGAAATCATCGAGCATTTGGATGTGAGTTGA
- the LOC125849062 gene encoding pentatricopeptide repeat-containing protein At2g44880, translated as MKDRKTFGMWSRIERECHILLQRRNSKATLLRIHAIMLRNAIENNVSLLTMLISSFSVSDPVAGISHARRMFDKSLQKDKTFLCNSMIKSHMGVGQFADSTFLYRDLLRHTSFKPDNYTLSSLSKCCGARLVLWEGLEIHNHVLKCGFASNLFVATSLVDMYGKFGEMDFARKLFDEMPQRSPVSWTALIGGYLKCRCMGIAEGLFDAMPEKDVAAFNVMIDAYVKKGDMLSANRLFWAMPERNVISWTSMIGGHCSNGNVSEARALFDVMPQRNLFSWNAMIGGYCQNKQPQEALKLFHELQMGTTLEPDGVTVVSVLPAIADLGALDLGNWIHQYVKRKKLDRSSNVCTALVDMYAKCGEIAKAREFFDEIKVKESSSWNALINGLAINGSAKEALEVFEKMKSKGYEPNEITMLGVLSACNHGGLVEEGKKWFVEMEKYGLTPQIEHYGCLVDLLGRSGCLEEAENLIETMPYEANGVILSSFLFACGYAKDVTRAEKVKKKAIEMEPWNDGIYIMLRNMYATDKRWSDVEDIKGRMRREGAKKEAGCSTIEVNGMVCEFIAGDKIHAQREEIHLLLEHLLLYMRGLDTPYSNNIGLAEL; from the coding sequence ATGAAGGATAGAAAAACCTTTGGGATGTGGAGCAGAATAGAGAGAGAATGCCATATTTTGCTTCAACGGAGGAACTCCAAAGCCACTCTTCTCCGTATTCACGCCATAATGCTTCGAAACGCCATTGAAAATAACGTCAGTCTACTCACCATGCTCATTTCAAGCTTCTCCGTCAGCGACCCAGTTGCTGGAATCAGCCATGCACGCCGCATGTTCGACAAAAGTCTCCAAAAGGACAAGACTTTCCTCTGTAACTCCATGATAAAATCCCACATGGGTGTTGGTCAATTCGCCGACTCAACATTTCTGTACAGAGATTTATTAAGACATACAAGTTTTAAACCCGATAATTACACGCTTTCGAGCCTTTCCAAGTGTTGTGGCGCAAGATTGGTGTTGTGGGAAGGCTTGGAAATTCATAATCATGTGTTGAAATGTGGGTTTGCTTCGAATTTGTTTGTGGCCACTTCGTTGGTTGATATGTATGGGAAGTTTGGTGAAATGGATTTTGCTAGGAAGTTGTTTGATGAAATGCCCCAGAGAAGTCCAGTCTCGTGGACAGCTTTAATTGGAGGATATTTGAAGTGCAGATGTATGGGTATTGCTGAAGGACTTTTTGATGCAATGCCTGAGAAAGATGTTGCTGCGTTCAATGTGATGATTGATGCTTACGTGAAGAAAGGAGATATGCTGTCAGCAAATAGATTGTTTTGGGCAATGCCGGAGAGAAATGTGATTTCTTGGACTAGTATGATTGGTGGGCACTGCAGTAATGGTAATGTAAGTGAAGCCAGGGCGTTATTTGATGTAATGCCGCAAAGGAATTTGTTCTCTTGGAACGCAATGATTGGTGGATACTGTCAAAACAAACAGCCACAAGAGGCTTTGAAGTTGTTTCATGAGTTGCAGATGGGGACGACATTAGAGCCGGATGGTGTTACTGTTGTCAGTGTACTTCCCGCTATTGCTGATTTGGGTGCTTTAGATTTGGGCAACTGGATTCACCAGTATGTGAAGAGGAAGAAATTAGATAGATCTTCAAATGTTTGCACTGCTTTGGTTGATATGTATGCCAAGTGTGGGGAAATTGCAAAAGCCAGGGAATTTTTCGATGAGATAAAAGTAAAAGAGTCATCAAGTTGGAATGCTTTAATTAATGGGCTGGCGATCAATGGATCTGCTAAAGAAGCACTGGAGGTCTTTGAGAAGATGAAGAGTAAAGGATACGAGCCGAATGAGATTACTATGCTTGGTGTTTTGTCAGCTTGCAACCATGGTGGATTGGTGGAGGAAGGCAAGAAATGGTTTGTCGAAATGGAGAAGTATGGGCTCACTCCACAAATTGAGCATTATGGTTGTCTGGTTGATCTCTTGGGGAGGTCAGGGTGTTTGGAGGAAGCCGAAAACTTGATTGAGACCATGCCTTATGAAGCCAATGGAGTAATATTGAGTTCCTTTCTATTTGCATGTGGTTATGCCAAAGATGTTACAAGGGCTGAGAAGGTCAAGAAAAAAGCAATTGAGATGGAACCGTGGAATGATGGAATCTACATAATGCTAAGGAACATGTATGCCACTGATAAGAGGTGGAGTGATGTTGAAGACATTAAGGGGCGGATGCGGAGAGAAGGGGCAAAAAAGGAGGCAGGTTGCAGTACCATTGAAGTTAATGGTATGGTTTGTGAATTTATTGCTGGGGATAAAATACATGCACAGCGTGAGGAAATACATCTTCTATTGGAGCATTTGCTGTTGTACATGCGAGGTTTGGATACACCTTatagtaataatattggatTGGCTGAATTATGA